The region TCAATGCGAGGTGTTGGAATGTTTGCAAGGGTTAAAACGAAAACGTGGGTTGAGCCTGCTATTCATCACGCATGATCTCGGCCTGGTTGCCGCCTGGGCAAATCGCCTCGCCATTATGCACGAAGGCAGGATAGTTGAAGTTGGAACGACTCTGGAAATTCTGGCGCGGCCGCAACATCCGCAAACGCGACAACTGCTGCAAGCCGCTGGAAAATTCAATCGGACCATTTATGATGAAGCATGCTTTTGAAAATCAAAACGAATAAGGGAAGTTGCAGATTGCGCAACTTCCCAAAGCAACACGTGCAGCATGCCCGCTCCGCTTGTCGACATTCACCAGCTCAACAAATGGTACACGCGCCGAAATGGCCTCTTGGCCAAGCCCGCAGAGCCGGTTCGCGCCGTACAAGACCTCGATTTGCAAATCTTTCCTGGCGAACGCTTGGCGCTCATCGGCGAATCCGGCTGCGGTAAGACCACATTGGCGCATTGTCTGTTTCGCCTCACGCGGCCGACCTCGGGACAAATTTTTTTCCATGGCCGGGAGATTGGGGTTATGCAAGGCGAAGAATTGCTAAACTTTCGCCGGCAGGCACAATTTATTTTTCAAGACGCGGAAGCCGCGTTGCATCCGCGTCTGACCATCGGCAGCGCGATTGCTGAACCTTGCTTGGCGCATCGACAGCTTGATAAAAAGGAAGCCCGTTATCGCGCGCTCGATTTACTGCAGCACGTTGGCTTGTGCGAGGAGCATTACCACGCGCTGCCGGGCGAGTTAAGCTCAGGCCAGCGCCATCGTGCAGTCATCGCCCGGGCTTTGGCGCTTCAGCCCACATTCCTCGCCGCTGATGAACCATTTTCCTCACTTGACGTGCTGACCAAAAGCCGCCTCTTGAGTTTATTTGATTCTCTGCAACGGCAATTCGGATTCACTTATTTTTTCATATCACACGATTTATCGCTCGTTGGACAATGGAGCCAGCGTATCGCCGTCATGAAAGAAGGAAGAATCGTCGCCATTAAAGAAAACAGCGTGCCGGGCAATTCTCCGGTCGGAATGTGAGGCGTGTGAAAAAGCCCTGTTTTCGCGCAAGCGTTTGCGTCTTCTTCGTGTTTGAATTTTGCACATAGCCTT is a window of Cytophagia bacterium CHB2 DNA encoding:
- a CDS encoding ABC transporter ATP-binding protein, with the translated sequence KAARAKTLQLFETLALPEAERCLKAYPHELSSGMRQRVMIAMAIACEPKLIIADEPTTALDARHQCEVLECLQGLKRKRGLSLLFITHDLGLVAAWANRLAIMHEGRIVEVGTTLEILARPQHPQTRQLLQAAGKFNRTIYDEACF
- a CDS encoding ABC transporter ATP-binding protein; this translates as MPAPLVDIHQLNKWYTRRNGLLAKPAEPVRAVQDLDLQIFPGERLALIGESGCGKTTLAHCLFRLTRPTSGQIFFHGREIGVMQGEELLNFRRQAQFIFQDAEAALHPRLTIGSAIAEPCLAHRQLDKKEARYRALDLLQHVGLCEEHYHALPGELSSGQRHRAVIARALALQPTFLAADEPFSSLDVLTKSRLLSLFDSLQRQFGFTYFFISHDLSLVGQWSQRIAVMKEGRIVAIKENSVPGNSPVGM